In one Lachnospiraceae bacterium GAM79 genomic region, the following are encoded:
- a CDS encoding SDR family oxidoreductase: MGFLTGKTVIVTGGGRAVLSDGRCGSIGYGIATAYAKEGANVVITGRNVKKLEDAKEELERLYGIKVLAVAADVSAGADNEAVVANVVKQTIDTFGSIDVLVNNAQASASGVPLADHTTDQFNLALYSGLYATFYYMKACYPYLKESKGSVINFASGAGLFGNFGQCAYAAAKEGIRGLTRVAATEWAKDGVNVNIICPLAWTAQLEQFKNAYPDAFDKNVHTPPMGHFGDSELEIGRVCVQLASPDFKYMTGETITLEGGLGQRP; the protein is encoded by the coding sequence ATGGGATTTTTAACAGGTAAAACAGTTATTGTCACAGGTGGAGGACGTGCCGTATTAAGTGATGGCAGATGTGGTTCGATCGGTTACGGTATCGCTACAGCATATGCAAAAGAAGGCGCAAATGTCGTGATCACAGGACGAAATGTGAAGAAGTTGGAAGATGCAAAGGAAGAACTGGAACGCTTATATGGTATAAAGGTTCTGGCTGTTGCAGCAGATGTATCTGCCGGTGCGGATAATGAGGCAGTTGTTGCAAATGTTGTAAAGCAGACGATCGATACATTTGGCAGTATCGACGTATTGGTTAATAATGCACAGGCATCGGCATCCGGTGTTCCGCTTGCTGACCATACAACAGATCAGTTTAATCTGGCATTATATTCCGGACTGTATGCAACCTTCTATTATATGAAAGCGTGCTATCCATATCTGAAAGAGAGCAAGGGATCCGTTATCAACTTTGCATCCGGTGCAGGACTGTTCGGTAACTTTGGACAGTGTGCGTATGCAGCAGCAAAAGAAGGAATTCGTGGACTTACAAGAGTTGCAGCAACAGAATGGGCAAAGGATGGCGTAAATGTAAATATCATCTGCCCGCTTGCATGGACAGCACAGTTAGAACAGTTCAAGAATGCATATCCGGATGCATTTGACAAGAATGTTCATACACCTCCGATGGGTCATTTCGGTGATTCAGAGCTTGAGATCGGACGTGTATGTGTACAGCTTGCATCCCCTGATTTCAAATATATGACAGGAGAGACGATCACTCTGGAAGGCGGACTTGGACAGAGACCATAG
- a CDS encoding cation diffusion facilitator family transporter: protein MAQENQDSKKRAAVGKMTGFIGVLCNLLLAGSKLVIGKLAASTSITADGLNNLSDAASSIVTLLGFKLAEKPADKEHPYGHARFEYLASLVVAAMILVIGFELAKTSVLKLIHPASIEFSMLMIIVLIGSILVKLWMMFFYRKMGDKIQSNTLFAAAADSRNDVLTTAAVLAATVVEHISGWKIDGLMGGLVSVFIIVSGISLAKDTISPLLGEGANTGLREQLIGYISSCPLVLGCHDLLVHDYGPGRQYASIHVEIDKKIDPMVCHDEIDRIERECLNRFGVHMVIHYDPVITDDAELDQIHHQVLTILQQIDTEITIHDFRVHTHEGKKELVFDMVVPSEWQGQEKNIVRELTERLQKENKETYLTKITFDLEDRA from the coding sequence ATGGCACAAGAAAATCAGGATTCTAAGAAAAGGGCAGCGGTCGGTAAGATGACCGGTTTCATAGGGGTATTGTGTAACCTGCTGTTGGCAGGCAGCAAGCTTGTGATCGGAAAGTTGGCCGCATCTACATCAATTACTGCAGATGGATTGAACAATCTGTCGGATGCAGCAAGCTCCATTGTAACATTACTCGGATTTAAGCTGGCAGAGAAGCCGGCAGACAAAGAACATCCATACGGACATGCGAGATTTGAATATCTGGCAAGTCTGGTTGTGGCTGCTATGATCCTTGTGATCGGATTTGAATTGGCAAAGACATCGGTACTCAAGCTGATCCATCCGGCATCGATCGAATTTTCCATGCTGATGATCATTGTGCTGATCGGTTCGATCCTGGTAAAACTCTGGATGATGTTCTTTTATCGTAAGATGGGAGATAAGATTCAGTCAAATACCTTATTTGCTGCAGCCGCAGACAGCAGAAATGATGTGCTGACAACAGCTGCGGTTCTTGCCGCAACAGTTGTAGAACATATCAGCGGATGGAAAATAGATGGCCTTATGGGTGGGCTGGTATCTGTTTTTATCATTGTAAGTGGAATTTCGCTTGCAAAGGATACAATCTCTCCGCTTCTTGGAGAAGGTGCAAATACCGGTTTGCGGGAACAGCTTATTGGATATATAAGTAGCTGTCCGTTGGTACTTGGCTGCCATGACCTGTTGGTACATGATTATGGTCCGGGCAGACAGTATGCAAGTATTCATGTAGAGATCGATAAGAAGATCGATCCAATGGTGTGTCATGATGAGATTGACCGCATCGAACGGGAATGCCTGAACCGATTTGGTGTGCATATGGTCATTCATTACGATCCGGTTATCACAGATGATGCAGAGCTTGATCAGATACACCATCAGGTACTTACTATCCTGCAGCAAATAGATACAGAAATAACAATCCATGATTTCCGCGTACACACTCATGAGGGAAAGAAAGAACTTGTTTTTGATATGGTTGTTCCATCGGAATGGCAGGGGCAGGAAAAGAATATCGTGCGGGAGCTGACGGAACGGTTGCAAAAAGAAAACAAAGAGACATATTTGACAAAAATTACATTTGACCTTGAGGACAGGGCGTAG
- a CDS encoding metallophosphoesterase gives MKKIPHKKILILMLIIIILIPFCLYQNKHLVITTYTYESEKLGADLDGYRIVQISDLHNAAFGKENKKLLETIRSCSPDIIVITGDLVDSNHTNVEHAAAFVEEAVKVAPVYYVTGNHEYWLDPSENEQMMQGILAAGAYDLDDEAVRIEKGDSSFLLVGLDDQHLSDETLKNLLQEQKNELSIVLAHEPQYLQNYANAEADLVLTGHAHGGQIRLPFVGGIVAPDQGFLPEYTSGKYNRADTEMIVSRGLGNSIIPVRLFNYPEVVCVELRCKN, from the coding sequence ATGAAAAAAATACCACACAAAAAGATCCTGATTCTGATGCTTATAATCATTATTTTGATTCCGTTTTGTCTGTATCAGAATAAGCATCTGGTAATCACTACATATACATATGAATCAGAAAAGCTTGGTGCGGATCTCGATGGATACCGGATCGTACAGATATCGGATCTGCACAATGCTGCATTTGGAAAAGAGAATAAGAAGCTGTTAGAAACCATACGAAGCTGTTCGCCGGATATCATCGTTATTACCGGGGATCTGGTGGACTCCAATCATACAAATGTGGAACATGCGGCAGCATTTGTAGAAGAAGCAGTGAAGGTCGCACCGGTATATTATGTGACCGGTAACCATGAATATTGGCTTGATCCATCGGAAAATGAACAGATGATGCAGGGGATTCTTGCTGCCGGAGCATATGATCTGGATGATGAAGCCGTCCGTATTGAGAAAGGGGATTCCTCTTTCCTGTTAGTAGGGTTAGATGATCAGCACTTAAGTGATGAGACATTAAAGAATCTGCTTCAGGAGCAGAAAAATGAATTATCCATCGTACTTGCACATGAGCCACAGTACCTTCAGAACTATGCAAATGCCGAAGCTGATCTTGTCTTGACCGGACATGCACATGGAGGACAGATCAGACTTCCATTTGTCGGGGGAATCGTTGCACCCGATCAGGGATTTTTACCGGAATACACATCAGGAAAATATAACCGCGCAGATACAGAAATGATAGTCAGCAGGGGACTTGGCAACAGCATAATTCCGGTTCGCCTGTTCAATTATCCGGAGGTTGTGTGCGTAGAGCTTAGATGTAAAAACTAA
- a CDS encoding amino acid ABC transporter ATP-binding protein — MAILEVEHIKKKFGKTDVLKDISFSLEQGEVLSIIGSSGSGKTTLLRCLNFLEMPDNGIIRVNNEILLDTDKPETLKESEVRKKRLHFGLVFQSFNLFPQYTALQNVMLARELLAKERPDYKANKKNILDEIRVQGEDLLRQMGLGDRMNNYPHQLSGGQCQRVAIARALAMQPDILCFDEPTSALDPELTGEVLKVLRNLAEKKTTMIIVTHEMAFARDVASQVIFMDDGYILEQGRPEEVFDNPEQERTKQFLSSYS, encoded by the coding sequence ATGGCGATATTAGAGGTTGAACATATAAAAAAGAAGTTTGGTAAGACCGATGTACTTAAGGATATCAGCTTCTCATTAGAGCAGGGAGAGGTTCTGTCGATCATAGGATCATCAGGAAGCGGTAAAACTACATTGCTTCGCTGCCTGAATTTCCTTGAAATGCCGGATAACGGAATTATCCGTGTAAATAATGAGATCCTTCTCGATACGGATAAGCCGGAGACACTTAAGGAGTCAGAGGTTCGGAAGAAGCGGTTGCACTTTGGACTGGTGTTTCAGTCATTTAATCTGTTCCCACAGTATACAGCACTTCAGAATGTTATGCTGGCAAGAGAGCTTCTGGCAAAGGAAAGACCGGACTATAAGGCAAATAAAAAGAACATACTGGATGAGATAAGAGTACAGGGCGAAGATCTTCTGCGCCAGATGGGACTGGGAGACCGGATGAACAATTATCCACATCAGTTATCAGGCGGTCAGTGTCAGCGAGTTGCGATCGCAAGAGCACTTGCTATGCAACCGGATATCTTGTGTTTTGATGAGCCGACATCAGCTCTTGATCCTGAGCTTACCGGCGAAGTGCTGAAGGTTCTCAGAAATCTTGCAGAGAAAAAGACAACGATGATAATTGTCACTCATGAGATGGCATTTGCAAGAGACGTGGCAAGTCAGGTTATATTCATGGATGATGGATATATACTTGAGCAGGGCAGACCGGAAGAGGTATTTGACAATCCGGAACAGGAACGTACGAAGCAGTTCTTGTCATCATATTCATAA
- a CDS encoding bifunctional diguanylate cyclase/phosphodiesterase produces MTVDDIRERIKKKDIELYVQELLQFENTFDGFKKAIEPLAERLKIGRVAGHLHIEANIKSVQDEDRHDVFYAGDGLYSEKGKYQKTFQAVENGYCELTAFPYENVEWSEEEKEDIALLLEVLYLHVTRSRLIRKTREYSYCNLITMLPNSAGFVRIIQQHLQDQTICQYNGFYFNLKSFGLLSYKYGGAEGDLMIKRYAVAVRKWLAEDETLAHLGGDNFMALVKKSRTAEFLHLLEKVEVTAKYMGRVVPVYIAAAAGAYEITAKDRDPGNIMNGLSIAVSYARQHKLPYAFLTDKMLEETVDVQRMEQMLPEALEKREFQVYYQPKVDIRTGQIVGTEALARWIHNGEVIQPFRFIPTMERNGFIIHLDLYILKRVCEAINEWIEKGYKLVPISVNISRNDISGVGHDPRMLAERIIRIIKEYDIDPKYIIIEVTETTEASEQKDLYDFIKNMSEAGIATSIDDFGTGCSTLSVLRDFPVNEIKIDRSFINHEAFSTQDQIIIKSIIQMARQLNLNVITEGVETEEQARFLLELGCNHAQGYLYDKPLEQSAFESRLSVGGYDRKI; encoded by the coding sequence GTGACAGTGGATGATATCAGAGAGAGAATTAAGAAAAAAGATATAGAACTGTATGTACAGGAATTACTACAGTTTGAGAATACATTTGATGGATTCAAAAAGGCGATCGAACCTCTGGCTGAGCGGCTTAAGATCGGCAGGGTAGCGGGACATTTGCACATTGAGGCAAATATCAAATCTGTACAGGATGAAGATCGTCATGATGTATTCTATGCCGGGGATGGCTTGTATTCCGAGAAAGGCAAATATCAGAAGACATTTCAAGCGGTAGAAAACGGATATTGTGAGCTTACGGCATTCCCATATGAAAATGTAGAATGGAGCGAGGAAGAAAAAGAAGATATAGCTCTTCTCCTTGAGGTTTTATATCTTCATGTGACGAGATCCAGACTGATCCGTAAGACAAGAGAATATTCGTATTGTAATCTGATCACGATGCTCCCTAACAGTGCAGGCTTTGTCAGGATCATACAGCAGCATTTGCAGGATCAGACGATCTGTCAGTACAACGGCTTTTATTTTAACCTGAAAAGCTTTGGACTGCTCAGCTATAAGTATGGTGGTGCAGAAGGTGATCTGATGATCAAGCGTTATGCAGTCGCTGTCAGAAAATGGCTGGCAGAGGACGAGACACTGGCGCATCTGGGCGGAGATAATTTCATGGCGCTGGTCAAGAAAAGCAGAACGGCAGAGTTCCTTCATCTTCTGGAAAAGGTTGAGGTAACAGCAAAGTATATGGGACGGGTCGTTCCGGTATATATAGCGGCAGCGGCAGGTGCCTATGAGATAACGGCAAAGGACAGAGATCCCGGAAATATTATGAATGGTTTGTCGATTGCCGTCAGTTATGCCAGACAGCACAAGCTTCCGTATGCGTTTTTAACGGACAAGATGCTGGAAGAAACAGTAGATGTTCAGCGGATGGAACAGATGCTTCCTGAGGCGTTGGAGAAACGGGAATTTCAGGTGTATTATCAGCCGAAGGTTGATATCCGGACAGGTCAGATCGTAGGTACAGAGGCACTTGCAAGATGGATTCATAACGGAGAAGTGATACAACCATTTCGGTTTATTCCGACCATGGAGAGGAATGGATTTATCATTCATCTGGATCTGTATATTCTGAAGCGGGTCTGTGAGGCTATAAATGAATGGATTGAGAAAGGGTATAAGCTTGTTCCGATATCTGTGAATATATCGAGAAATGATATTTCCGGGGTTGGGCATGATCCACGGATGTTGGCGGAACGAATTATAAGGATCATAAAAGAGTATGATATTGATCCAAAGTATATCATCATAGAAGTAACAGAGACGACAGAAGCGAGTGAACAGAAGGATCTGTATGACTTTATCAAGAATATGTCAGAAGCAGGTATTGCGACATCAATTGATGACTTTGGTACAGGCTGTTCGACCTTGAGTGTTCTTCGGGATTTCCCGGTAAACGAGATTAAGATCGATCGGTCATTTATCAATCATGAGGCATTTTCAACACAGGATCAGATCATTATTAAGAGTATCATTCAGATGGCAAGACAGTTGAATCTGAATGTCATAACCGAGGGAGTTGAGACGGAGGAGCAGGCAAGATTTCTTCTGGAACTTGGCTGTAACCATGCACAGGGCTATCTGTATGATAAACCATTAGAACAGAGTGCATTTGAAAGCAGGCTGTCAGTGGGAGGATATGATCGAAAGATATAG
- the thrS gene encoding threonine--tRNA ligase, translating into MVDFKADERLNTLNHSCAHVMAQAVKHLYPHAKFWVGPVVKEGFYYDIDLGDDVVNDDVIAAIEKEMKKICKESKKIYRREVTKAEALEMFKDDFYKLDLIEGLEDGNITVYDQGDFTDLCRGPHVDNTKLCKNFKLVKYSGVYWKGDAKNHVMQRIYGVCFPTAEELEEHLKLLEEAKDRDHRKIGKEMNLFMSDDLVGRGLPMFLPKGYIVWQELENYIKNKERKLGYRHVMTPCVGTVNLYKTSGHWDHYKDNMFPAMEVEGESFVLRPMNCPHHMMIYANKMHSYKDLPIRIGEIAHDFRFEASGTLKGIERGRHFCQNDAHLFVTPEQIESEFKQVVDLIFDTYKDFNITDYRCVLSLRDPEDKVKYHDDDEMWNTAEDALRKVLDDIGIEYTEEIGEAAFYGPKLDVNVKPAIGNEYTLSTCQLDFCLPAKFNLTYIDKDGTKKTPVVLHRAILGSLDRFMAYILEETKGNLPLWLAPVQARILPVKNEDEELNAYAHELYDFLDDNNIRVEIDERAEKLGYRVRAAQVEKVPYLIILGKNEVNDKTVSYRLHGEQKTTTVPMDEFLAMLQDEIKTKKLNPAASK; encoded by the coding sequence ATGGTAGATTTTAAAGCAGACGAGAGATTAAATACGCTCAATCATTCCTGCGCCCATGTTATGGCACAGGCCGTAAAGCATTTGTATCCACATGCAAAGTTCTGGGTTGGACCGGTTGTAAAAGAAGGTTTCTATTATGATATCGACCTTGGCGATGATGTTGTAAACGATGATGTGATCGCAGCTATCGAAAAAGAAATGAAGAAGATCTGTAAAGAGAGCAAGAAGATTTACAGACGTGAGGTTACAAAGGCAGAAGCACTTGAAATGTTCAAGGATGATTTCTACAAGCTGGATCTGATCGAAGGCTTAGAGGATGGAAATATTACAGTTTACGATCAGGGAGATTTCACAGATCTCTGTCGCGGACCACACGTTGATAACACAAAATTATGCAAGAACTTCAAGTTAGTAAAATATTCCGGTGTATACTGGAAGGGTGATGCCAAGAACCATGTAATGCAGAGAATCTATGGTGTATGCTTCCCTACAGCAGAAGAACTGGAAGAACATCTGAAGTTATTAGAGGAAGCAAAAGACCGTGACCACAGAAAGATCGGTAAAGAGATGAATCTGTTCATGTCAGATGATCTGGTTGGACGTGGACTTCCTATGTTCCTTCCAAAGGGTTATATCGTATGGCAGGAGCTTGAAAATTATATCAAGAACAAGGAAAGAAAGCTTGGCTACCGTCATGTTATGACTCCTTGTGTTGGTACGGTAAATCTTTACAAGACATCCGGTCACTGGGATCATTACAAAGACAATATGTTCCCTGCAATGGAAGTTGAGGGTGAGTCTTTCGTGCTTCGTCCAATGAACTGCCCGCATCATATGATGATCTATGCAAACAAAATGCATTCCTATAAAGATCTTCCGATCCGTATTGGCGAGATTGCACATGATTTCCGTTTCGAAGCCAGTGGTACTTTAAAGGGAATCGAGAGAGGCAGACATTTTTGTCAGAACGATGCCCATCTGTTTGTAACACCGGAGCAGATCGAATCTGAATTCAAGCAGGTTGTTGACTTGATCTTCGACACCTATAAGGATTTCAATATCACAGATTATCGTTGTGTTCTGTCCTTAAGAGATCCTGAGGATAAGGTGAAATATCATGATGACGATGAGATGTGGAATACAGCGGAGGACGCACTCCGTAAAGTATTGGATGATATCGGTATCGAATACACAGAAGAGATCGGTGAAGCAGCATTCTATGGTCCAAAGCTTGATGTAAATGTTAAGCCGGCGATCGGAAATGAATATACATTATCTACATGCCAGCTTGACTTCTGTCTTCCTGCAAAATTCAACCTGACATATATTGATAAGGATGGTACAAAGAAGACTCCTGTCGTTCTTCACAGAGCAATCCTTGGTTCCTTAGATCGTTTCATGGCATACATTCTGGAGGAGACAAAGGGAAATCTGCCACTTTGGTTAGCACCGGTACAGGCCAGAATCCTTCCTGTAAAGAATGAAGATGAGGAATTAAATGCATATGCACATGAGCTGTATGATTTCTTAGATGATAACAACATCCGTGTCGAGATCGATGAACGTGCAGAGAAGCTTGGCTATCGTGTAAGAGCTGCTCAGGTTGAGAAGGTTCCGTATCTGATCATCCTTGGTAAGAATGAGGTAAATGATAAGACTGTCAGCTACAGACTTCATGGTGAGCAGAAGACAACAACTGTTCCTATGGATGAATTTCTTGCAATGCTTCAGGATGAGATCAAGACCAAGAAGTTAAATCCTGCCGCATCCAAGTAA
- a CDS encoding helix-turn-helix transcriptional regulator, with the protein MSGQKNQKGKYRNYILAITGLAVFNFLFLGTEYFFDDRMAELVPAGRVVWAQSIILTVSVAGFLVYPILKHYQENRQGMVMQIILGVICMLSIWMMTGNRSERSLLIWGCVFFLFAGMYGSKVHDQAANILKNSNHMALMVGTAYAAGLLLQFVNNNLITDNRIQVSMLLIFVVIFVILVDCFKIEDEAEVQNNASIHPGLTCGALVCCVLLMTFIFAALDNIVTYYHAKGAIDVGEWPRLLLALSGILAGILFDLKKRRYMSLVMYCVTVLSVLCILLIGIGGSILAGLLVFYPAAGFFVVFFTTGFMEVSYYTRVPALWAGFGRAINNIGAGIVGFISTMLPYAMSVNADENVSGEGLSPMLFASIVILILFVMISIAMFIYSSQLRVNIIEERFERKEDMDGLTVEVASATTGSVFDSVSGKHDIESENVIKGSDGTDAVDYFARFAEKYRLTDREQEVLRELLESDESVQDIAGKLYISRTALYKHISSLNEKTDTRSRIGLIQFYYAWRNR; encoded by the coding sequence ATGTCCGGGCAGAAGAATCAAAAGGGAAAATACAGAAATTATATATTGGCCATAACAGGACTGGCAGTTTTTAATTTTTTATTTCTGGGAACGGAATATTTCTTTGATGATCGGATGGCGGAACTGGTACCTGCAGGTCGAGTCGTATGGGCACAGAGCATTATTCTTACAGTCAGTGTAGCAGGATTTCTGGTCTATCCGATTTTGAAACACTATCAGGAAAACCGACAAGGAATGGTCATGCAGATTATTTTAGGAGTGATCTGTATGTTAAGTATTTGGATGATGACAGGTAACAGATCGGAACGGAGTTTGTTGATCTGGGGTTGCGTGTTCTTTTTGTTTGCGGGTATGTATGGCAGTAAGGTGCATGATCAGGCAGCGAATATCCTGAAAAACAGCAATCATATGGCATTGATGGTTGGAACCGCTTATGCGGCAGGTCTGTTGCTTCAGTTTGTAAATAATAATCTGATCACAGACAATCGGATTCAGGTATCTATGCTACTGATATTTGTTGTGATCTTTGTAATACTTGTGGATTGTTTTAAGATAGAGGATGAGGCGGAAGTGCAGAATAATGCTTCGATCCATCCGGGACTTACCTGTGGAGCACTGGTTTGTTGTGTCCTTTTAATGACATTCATATTTGCGGCTCTGGATAACATTGTTACTTACTATCATGCAAAGGGTGCGATCGATGTAGGTGAATGGCCGAGGCTTCTGCTGGCTTTAAGTGGAATCCTTGCGGGAATTTTATTTGATCTGAAGAAACGCAGATATATGAGTCTGGTCATGTACTGTGTGACGGTCTTATCCGTGCTCTGTATCTTATTGATCGGTATAGGTGGCTCGATCCTTGCGGGACTGCTTGTGTTCTATCCGGCAGCAGGATTTTTCGTTGTGTTCTTCACAACCGGTTTTATGGAAGTATCTTATTATACGCGAGTCCCTGCATTATGGGCAGGATTCGGCAGAGCTATTAACAATATCGGAGCCGGTATCGTCGGCTTTATCTCAACCATGCTGCCGTATGCCATGTCGGTAAATGCAGATGAAAATGTAAGCGGCGAGGGATTATCTCCGATGCTTTTTGCGAGTATCGTGATCCTTATTTTATTTGTGATGATCAGTATAGCGATGTTCATTTACAGTAGTCAGCTTCGCGTGAATATCATAGAGGAACGATTTGAACGTAAGGAAGATATGGATGGGCTTACGGTGGAAGTTGCATCTGCAACAACGGGTTCTGTATTTGATTCGGTTTCAGGAAAACACGACATTGAATCGGAAAATGTGATAAAAGGGTCGGACGGTACAGACGCTGTTGATTATTTTGCCCGATTTGCAGAGAAATATCGTCTGACAGACAGAGAGCAGGAAGTGTTAAGAGAACTTCTGGAATCGGATGAAAGTGTGCAGGATATTGCAGGAAAGCTGTATATTTCAAGGACTGCGCTCTATAAACATATCTCATCGCTGAATGAAAAGACAGATACAAGGTCAAGGATCGGCTTGATCCAGTTCTATTATGCGTGGAGAAACCGATAA
- a CDS encoding HAMP domain-containing histidine kinase — protein MDKWYIIISGLLLLLAAVLFIRLIQYKRQMRIFAAKLQKRLHGGVDQEIHVEYFDRDIVALAKALNDYSDQIKERNRALEQDRTRLKNVIAGISHDFRTPLTAVKGYLQLMKKGGRIDDRDMEYLDIAIAKTEYLRVLSDAFFEVSYAEAKDEAIDIRNIDVARTLTALVLEQYEWIQESGIQAAFDIPESVVWVQSNEKVLNRIFTNFFSNARKYADTRISVCLQQDADGVSITFTNDIEADNEIDIDHVFDAFYRGNSRREEGAGLGLYVVKCLADKLGHVVSAEVKDKQFSVMLRIK, from the coding sequence ATGGATAAATGGTATATCATAATTTCAGGACTGTTGCTTTTACTGGCAGCAGTCCTTTTTATACGTTTGATACAATATAAAAGACAGATGCGGATATTTGCAGCCAAGCTTCAGAAACGCTTGCATGGAGGAGTGGATCAGGAGATCCATGTGGAATATTTTGATCGTGACATCGTAGCTCTTGCAAAAGCGTTAAATGATTATTCGGATCAGATCAAGGAGAGAAACCGTGCGCTGGAGCAGGACAGAACCAGACTGAAAAATGTGATCGCAGGCATTTCTCATGATTTCAGAACACCCCTTACAGCAGTAAAAGGATATCTGCAGTTGATGAAAAAAGGTGGACGCATAGACGACCGGGATATGGAATATCTGGATATCGCGATCGCAAAGACAGAGTATCTCCGTGTGTTGTCGGATGCATTTTTTGAGGTATCTTATGCAGAGGCAAAGGATGAAGCCATTGACATCAGGAATATAGATGTGGCAAGAACTTTGACAGCACTTGTGCTGGAGCAGTATGAATGGATTCAGGAGTCCGGGATTCAGGCAGCATTTGACATACCGGAAAGTGTAGTCTGGGTTCAGAGCAACGAGAAAGTGCTGAACCGGATATTTACAAATTTCTTTTCTAATGCCAGAAAATATGCGGATACCAGAATCAGCGTCTGCTTACAACAGGATGCGGACGGAGTATCCATTACATTCACGAATGACATAGAGGCTGACAATGAGATCGATATCGACCATGTATTTGACGCCTTCTACCGTGGCAATTCCCGCCGGGAGGAAGGCGCAGGACTTGGTTTATATGTTGTAAAATGCCTGGCCGATAAGCTGGGGCATGTGGTTTCAGCAGAGGTAAAAGATAAGCAGTTTTCGGTAATGCTGCGAATAAAGTGA
- a CDS encoding MFS transporter — MNTIRKQIGYLYTSSVLGNLSLTGAWVAILAARGYSLVEIGFVETVFHVTSIIFEIPSGIFADVFGRKNMLIVSSILRMIANVVMIASGNLFTICLSIALHAMSYNFSSGSGDALAYDSLKIYGEESYYAKYESDQLSIYRLCNGISTLCAGFALYIGYRAAYGTDILMCLVQIFVLNRIWEHREHRDHKANTIVRALVDCWWESIQFLKDARRAIVLMLVNSLVGAGDILLLFFLQAKLPESGIPNALLGMALFIMELGGILGARVILLCDRLRYRTVFVLTGFLVLLGIAVEHSGNYVIMTLGGFIAAFSDDALQVRTNTILQNMFPSEQRATLISMESFTFSMIMIVLSPLTGILFSWW; from the coding sequence ATGAACACAATTAGAAAACAAATAGGATATTTATACACATCATCCGTCCTTGGAAATTTATCTTTAACAGGGGCTTGGGTGGCAATATTGGCTGCCAGAGGATATAGTTTGGTCGAAATAGGTTTTGTGGAAACGGTCTTTCATGTAACCAGCATTATTTTTGAGATACCGTCAGGAATATTTGCGGATGTATTTGGAAGAAAAAATATGTTGATTGTGAGCAGTATTTTACGAATGATTGCAAATGTTGTTATGATCGCATCAGGGAATTTGTTTACGATATGTCTGTCTATTGCACTTCATGCGATGAGTTACAATTTTTCATCAGGATCGGGAGATGCTTTAGCATATGATTCTTTAAAAATCTATGGAGAAGAATCCTATTATGCAAAATATGAATCAGATCAGTTGAGTATATACCGTTTGTGTAATGGAATATCAACTTTGTGTGCAGGATTTGCGTTATACATTGGTTATAGAGCCGCATATGGAACGGATATTTTAATGTGTCTGGTTCAGATATTTGTTTTAAATAGAATATGGGAACATAGAGAACACAGGGATCATAAGGCAAATACAATTGTCCGTGCATTGGTTGACTGCTGGTGGGAAAGTATTCAGTTTCTAAAGGATGCAAGGAGAGCAATAGTTTTGATGTTGGTAAATTCGCTGGTAGGAGCAGGGGATATTTTACTGTTATTTTTCTTACAGGCTAAGCTGCCGGAGAGTGGAATCCCAAATGCCTTGCTTGGAATGGCACTCTTTATTATGGAACTTGGAGGAATCCTTGGAGCAAGGGTGATTCTGTTGTGTGATCGTTTACGGTACAGAACAGTATTTGTATTAACCGGATTCCTTGTTCTTCTTGGTATAGCAGTGGAACATTCTGGTAATTATGTGATTATGACATTAGGTGGATTTATTGCGGCATTTAGTGATGATGCATTACAGGTAAGAACAAATACGATACTTCAGAATATGTTCCCTTCGGAACAGAGGGCAACATTGATCTCTATGGAATCTTTTACATTTTCCATGATCATGATCGTGTTGTCACCGCTTACAGGTATTCTATTTTCATGGTGGTAA